In a genomic window of Quercus lobata isolate SW786 chromosome 4, ValleyOak3.0 Primary Assembly, whole genome shotgun sequence:
- the LOC115984631 gene encoding uncharacterized protein LOC115984631, whose protein sequence is MMLKLGFPEIWVDRVMSCVTTPSFSVQINGKAYGNITPSRGIRQGDPLSPYLFLLCAEGFTSLLARKELEGRLHGVALCRNAPSISNLLFADDSLIFCQANNDEVQVVSDTLQLYVEASGQCINLEKSSAYFSSNVSVEQKTWIIDKLKVKEVARFDNYLGLPTLIGRRKYETFAFLKERVWRKLQGWKGKMLSKAGKEVLIKAVAQSIPTCFKAKYFPRCDFLDATDCQNSSYVWKSLLAAQPILKKGCYWRVGNGASIRVLKYCWLPNHPTKKILFPPEEEIWEWRVSDLVDWQTHQWDRERIMALFHQFDAEAILQVPLSRRVAQDGLVWSFTKRGRYTVRSGYFVAKQLRKDELNAGESSEHRALGFLWSCLWKAAVPSKIKIFSWRACLNILPTQDNLIRRRVMENARCCLCHQETETVLHVLWTCGAAQDVWAGSLGRLQKSAFRGGMESVLDYLLVDMAPKEYGYSWRGFPTWQPPPETFFKLNFDGACFDEGAASGYGAVIRNEKGDVMVALAARGGAVRDSEEVEVMACRKALEFAIDAGFTEIVLEGDNALVSGPSLIIVLGVVLMANGVAHSLARFARLLDNEIVWLEEDPPPAVDALYLDSSFLN, encoded by the exons ATGATGCTTAAATTGGGGTTTCCAGAGATTTGGGTTGATAGGGTCATGAGTTGTGTCACTACACCCTCCTTTTCTGTCCAAATAAATGGGAAAGCTTATGGGAATATCACTCCTTCTAGGGGTATTCGTCAAGGAGATCCGCTATCCCCTTATCTGTTTTTGTTATGTGCTGAAGGTTTTACTTCACTTCTTGCTAGAAAAGAGCTTGAAGGACGACTACATGGGGTGGCTTTATGTCGAAATGCGCCGTCTATCTCTAATTTGCTCTTTGCTgatgattctttgattttttgtcaaGCTAATAACGATGAAGTGCAGGTGGTGTCTGATACCCTACAGTTGTATGTTGAAGCCTCGGGCCAATGTATAAATCTTGAGAAGTCCTCTGCTTATTTCAGTAGTAATGTGTCTGTGGAGCAGAAAACATGGATCATTGACAAATTAAAGGTTAAGGAAGTGGCGAGGTTTGATAATTATCTAGGGCTGCCTACTTTGATAGGACGAAGAAAATATGAGACTTTTGCTTTCCTGAAGGAAAGGGTTTGGAGGAAATTGCAGGGTTGGAAGGGGAAAATGCTTTCTAAGGCTGGCAAGGAAGTTCTTATAAAAGCTGTGGCTCAATCCATTCCCAC GTGTTTTAAAGCCAAATATTTTCCGCGGTGTGATTTTCTTGATGCTACGGATTGCCAAAATAGCTCTTATGTTTGGAAAAGTTTGTTAGCAGCTCAACCAATTTTGAAGAAAGGGTGTTATTGGAGAGTAGGAAATGGGGCTTCAATTCGTGTGCTTAAATATTGCTGGCTACCAAaccatccaacaaaaaaaatattgtttccaCCAGAGGAGGAAATTTGGGAATGGAGAGTATCTGATTTAGTTGATTGGCAGACTCATCAGTGGGATAGAGAAAGAATAATGGCCTTGTTTCACCAGTTTGATGCGGAAGCGATACTTCAAGTTCCTTTAAGTAGGCGGGTTGCTCAGGATGGGTTGGTTTGGTCTTTTACAAAAAGAGGCAGATATACTGTCCGGTCTGGGTATTTTGTGGCAAAACAATTAAGGAAGGATGAGTTAAATGCTGGGGAGTCTTCAGAGCACAGAGCACTTGGGTTCCTTTGGTCATGTCTGTGGAAAGCAGCTGTTCCAAGCAAGATAAAGATTTTTTCATGGAGGGCGTGTCTTAATATTCTGCCCACACAAGATAATCTTATTCGAAGAAGGGTGATGGAGAATGCACGTTGTTGTCTCTGTCATCAAGAAACTGAAACAGTTCTGCATGTTCTTTGGACTTGTGGAGCGGCACAAGATGTTTGGGCTGGGAGCTTGGGTAGACTTCAGAAATCTG CTTTCCGAGGAGGAATGGAATCTGTTCTGGATTACTTGTTGGTTGATATGGCACCAAAGGAATACGGTTATTCATGGAGGGGTTTTCCA ACATGGCAGCCTCCACCAGAAACGTTTTTCAAACTGAACTTCGACGGTGCTTGTTTTGATGAGGGTGCTGCATCAGGTTATGGGGCGGTGATTAGGAATGAAAAGGGTGACGTCATGGTTGCTTTAGCGGCACGAGGAGGAGCTGTGCGTGACAGTGAGGAGGTGGAAGTGATGGCGTGCCGTAAAGCGCTTGAGTTTGCCATTGATGCGGGTTTTACAGAGATAGTACTGGAAGGCGATAATGCTttg GTTTCAGGTCCATCTCTTATAATTGTATTAGGCGTAGTGCTAATGGCTAATGGTGTTGCTCATTCTTTGGCTAGGTTTGCTAGATTACTTGACAATGaaattgtttggttggaggaggaTCCTCCACCTGCTGTGGATGCGTTGTATTTGGATTCTTCTTTTCTAAATTAA
- the LOC115984134 gene encoding F-box protein At5g49610-like → MEVIFSNQDLAMEILSRLSAKNLLRCKCVSKRWMGLISDPSFVRIHHQRSRCILGLLVQEFKEYGGNFRGDDYFLYTSVNGELGIFKLMDESFPQPTSVIMASCDGLICYRSRRTRDVEVLDIVVWNPMTQERLTLRPTDCHVGSIFGLAFYPFGSSTKMIPCFKVASIQRPKHDQSSYSFVIYSSETAKWKTSLEVCYCKDELHKNKHIYVNGRFYWLTSNQNIITFEVDEELSGVITVPGSKWLDGGARLACLGDSDGYLHYVCIDMSELRVWMLTDPCKPIWVLKHHINIDQFGEESRDHYIHRVRHSPEMIGDSFVVDAQTFHDEVVYLSIRGRLCSYDFKIGRLRFFFNGSYLRHMTKVQATVLPYTPTLATIGIPWLKQNSGSASISFASTSFNYQGRPRKKLKTRKT, encoded by the coding sequence ATGGAAGTCATTTTTTCAAACCAAGATTTAGCAATGGAAATTTTAAGTCGCTTGTCAGCTAAGAACCTTTTAAGGTGCAAGTGTGTCTCCAAGAGATGGATGGGCCTTATATCTGATCCATCCTTTGTGCGTATTCACCATCAGAGGTCAAGATGCATTTTGGGACTCCTTGTTCAAGAGTTTAAGGAGTATGGGGGGAATTTTCGTGGAGATGATTATTTCCTTTACACTAGTGTTAATGGTGAATTGGGCATTTTTAAATTGATGGATGAAAGTTTCCCTCAACCGACTTCTGTCATTATGGCTTCATGTGATGGACTCATCTGTTATAGAAGTCGTCGGACTAGGGATGTAGAGGTGCTGGACATAGTTGTTTGGAACCCAATGACCCAGGAACGGTTAACCTTGAGACCCACTGACTGTCATGTTGGTAGCATCTTTGGATTGGCTTTCTACCCATTTGGTTCTTCCACAAAGATGATCCCTTGCTTTAAAGTGGCCAGCATTCAGCGTCCAAAACATGACCAAAGTTCCTACTCCTTTGTGATCTACTCATCGGAGACTGCGAAATGGAAAACTTCCCTTGAAGTTTGCTATTGCAAGGATGAGCTTCACAAGAACAAACATATTTATGTTAATGGAAGGTTTTACTGGTTGACGAGCAATCAGAACATTATCACTTTTGAGGTGGATGAGGAGTTATCTGGAGTCATTACAGTGCCAGGTTCTAAGTGGTTGGATGGAGGTGCAAGATTGGCTTGCCTTGGGGATTCAGATGGGTATCTTCATTATGTGTGTATAGATATGTCTGAACTTAGGGTCTGGATGTTAACAGATCCTTGCAAGCCCATTTGGGTTCTTAAGCACCATATAAATATAGATCAatttggtgaagaatcaagggATCATTATATCCATCGTGTACGGCACTCTCCTGAAATGATTGGGGATTCGTTTGTAGTGGATGCTCAAACTTTCCATGATGAAGTTGTGTATTTGTCTATACGAGGTAGGTTATGTTCGTACGATTTCAAAATTGGAAGGCTAAGATTCTTCTTTAATGGTTCGTACCTGAGGCACATGACTAAAGTTCAGGCTACTGTGCTCCCATATACACCAACCTTGGCAACAATTGGCATTCCCTGGTTGAAACAGAATTCTGGTAGTGCTTCTATTTCTTTTGCTTCAACATCTTTTAATTACCAAGGAAGAcctagaaaaaaattgaaaacaaggaAGACCTag